From the genome of Penaeus chinensis breed Huanghai No. 1 chromosome 8, ASM1920278v2, whole genome shotgun sequence, one region includes:
- the LOC125027844 gene encoding sericin-2-like yields the protein MSSAGSSFSASLAGSSSRVSSDGSSSGESTAGSSFGASSGDSSSRVPLHSSSSGTSWISTSSTPTGRSGGSSGASSAGRSSRVCPQQASPPADQFPQDPAPTSCAFSASIADSSSGTSTAGSSSGESSASSFPPDAWTGNPS from the exons atgtcctcggcaggcagctccttcAGTGCTTctttggcaggcagctcctccagggtatcctctgACGGCAGTTCCTCCGGCGAGtccacggcaggcagctccttCGGTGCATCCTCGGgggacagctcctccagggtgcctTTGCACAGCAGTTCCTCTGGCACATCCTGGATAAGTACCtcctccacgccaactggtcgttcgg GcggttcctccggcgcgtcctcggcaggtaggTCCTCCCGGGTATGTCCACAGCAGGCATCTCCTCCGGCAGACCAGTTCCCACAAGATCCGGCACCCACCAGCTGTGCCTTCAGCGCGTCCAtagcagacagctcctccggcacgtccacggcaggcagctcctccggtgagTCCTCGGCAAGCAGCTTTCCACCGGATGCTTGGACGGGTAACCCAAGCTAG